A part of Paramisgurnus dabryanus chromosome 15, PD_genome_1.1, whole genome shotgun sequence genomic DNA contains:
- the hpxa gene encoding hemopexin, with amino-acid sequence MRLLVQTLTLCLALTLAFTAPSQHEEKHGEKDKSHGDKEHGHKKPDKHHPDKHHPEKLDRCAGVNFDAAAVDEDGVLHFFKGDHLFKGSQGKSELSNKTFAELDDAHHLGHVDATFLMHSEDSPDHHDHQFFFLDNKVFSYHKHKLENGYPKDISEVFPGIPDHLDAAVQCHKPECPEDTVLFFKGNKMYHFVIKTKKVDEKEIKGMPNCTGAFRQMKHYFCLHGHQFSKFDPITGEVHGKYPKETRGYFTKCSKFENKTTAEHIEREKCSRVHLDAITSDDDGNIHAFRGNHFLSKTGDKFHSDTIENAFKGVHGDVDAAFSYEGHFYIVKDDRVFAYNIKEPHTPVEGFPKPLKEVLGIEDHICAAFVCAKQNDVHVIKGQTLYKVDMKATPRAAVKEGTITAFKKVDTAMCGPNGVTIITGNHFYNYESIMVMLVGKIMPVQKKVSHDLFGCDH; translated from the exons ATGAGGCTGCTTGTTCAAACTCTCACTTTGTGCCTGGCGCTCACCCTGGCCTTCACTGCTCCCTC TCAACATGAGGAGAAACATGGTGAAAAAG ATAAATCACATGGTGATAAGGAGCATGGCCACAAAAAACCCGATAAGCACCATCCCGATAAGCACCATCCCGAAAAGCTTGATCGCTGTGCAGGAGTCAATTTCGATGCGGCTGCTGTGGACGAGGATGGAGttcttcatttctttaaag GCGACCACCTATTCAAGGGTTCCCAAGGCAAGTCTGAGCTGTCTAATAAAACCTTCGCGGAGCTTGATGATGCCCATCATCTCGGACACGTGGATGCTACATTTCTAATGCACTCTGAGGACAGCCCAGACCACCACGACCACCAGTTCTTCTTCCTG GACAACAAAGTGTTTAGCTACCACAAGCACAAGCTGGAGAATGGCTATCCTAAAGATATCTCCGAAGTTTTCCCTGGCATCCCTGATCACTTGGATGCTGCAGTGCAGTGTCACAAGCCTGAATGTCCAGAGGACACCGTCCTCTTTTTTAAAG GTAATAAGATGTACCACTTCGTTATAAAGACCAAGAAGGTTGATGAAAAGGAAATCAAAGGCATGCCCAATTGCACAGGAGCCTTCCGTCAAATGAAGCATTATTTTTGCTTACACGGACATCAGTTTTCCAAGTTTGACCCCATCACAGGTGAAGTTCATGGCAAATACCCGAAGGAGACCCGTGGTTACTTCACAAAATGTTCCAAATTTG AAAATAAGACCACTGCAGAACACATCGAGAGAGAAAAATGTAGTCGTGTACACTTGGATGCCATCACATCTGATGATGATGGTAATATACATGCTTTTAGAG GGAACCATTTCCTCAGCAAAACTGGTGATAAATTTCACTCGGACACTATTGAGAATGCTTTTAAAGGTGTGCACGGTGACGTGGATGCAGCTTTTTCTTATGAAGGCCATTTCTACATAGTCAAG GACGATCGTGTATTTGCGTACAACATTAAAGAGCCGCACACACCAGTAGAAGGTTTCCCCAAACCTCTGAAGGAGGTGCTGGGAATTGAGGATCATATTTGTGCCGCATTTGTGTGTGCTAAGCAGAACGATGTTCATGTTATCAAAG GTCAGACACTCTATAAAGTTGACATGAAAGCCACACCACGTGCCGCTGTGAAGGAAGGAACCATAACAGCGTTTAAAAAGGTTGACACTGCGATGTGTGGACCCAATGGTGTGACTATTATCACTGGTAACCATTTCTACAATTATGAAAGTATCATGGTAATGCTTGTGGGCAAAATTATGCCTGTACAGAAAAAGGTGTCTCATGACCTGTTTGGTTGTGACCACTAG
- the LOC135733354 gene encoding interferon-induced GTP-binding protein Mx-like, whose protein sequence is MNSLNEYYEENARPYIDLVDKLRSLGIEKDLNLPAIAVIGDQSSGKSSVLEALSGVALPRGTGIVTRCPLELKLKKVRTNVTWHGLLSYNDKKINLTNPAEIEKAVLDAQTALAGEGEGISHEMITLEIKSSDVPDLTLIDLPGIARVATGNQPSDIGIQIKDLIEKYIKRQETISLVVIPANIDIETTEALQMAKNVDPDGNRTLGILTKPDLVDKGMEETIVKIVNNCVVKLKKGYMIVKCRGQQDINENLTLVEALEKERQFFHKNAHFRPFLKEGKATVPFLAERLTNELVIHIINSLPQLEPQLKEICTKTTEELKGLGDEVPLDQDERHTLLIMKIRKFNDELEKAKGADEDLKNSDIRVFSKIRTEFGEWNDLLDKTVEQILRSDQIEVYIKTLRGKELPGFINPKTFESILKKHIEELEEPALKILKDVTDIVHSDVNTIASHHFKGFPDLLRAAKHPIEDILKKELQNAEEKVKSQFRMEKFAYSQDPLYKRQLEAVKLELQQNRGYLGTIYVASFSADAREMAQHLKAYLTITFDRLANQVPLIIHYHMLEQYIFQLQNEMYAIMKRNKTEDLLREDSDVAHKRKELKERLERMEAASKEIQAKKMSFINMKFMKAPYSAK, encoded by the exons ATGAATAGTCTGAATGAATACTATGAAGAAAATGCGCGTCCCTATATTGACCTAGTGGACAAACTCAGGTCACTTGGTATCGAGAAGGACCTGAATCTGCCAGCTATTGCTGTTATAGGTGACCAAAGCTCAGGAAAGAGTTCTGTATTGGAGGCTCTGTCAGGTGTGGCACTGCCCAGAGGAACAG GTATTGTCACAAGATGTCCGCTTGAACTGAAATTAAAGAAAGTTAGAACAAATGTTACCTGGCATGGATTGTTGTCatataatgataaaaaaataaacctgACGAATCCAGCAGAAATAGAGAAAGCTGTCCTAGATG CTCAGACAGCATTGGCTGGAGAAGGAGAAGGAATCAGTCATGAGATGATCACTCTGGAAATCAAGTCCAGTGATGTTCCTGATCTTACTCTCATTGACCTGCCAGGAATTGCTAGGGTTGCCACTGGTAACCAGCCTAGTGACATTGGGATACAA ATAAAAGATCTAATTGAAAAGTACATTAAAAGACAAGAGACCATCAGCTTGGTCGTTATACCAGCAAACATTGATATTGAAACCACTGAAGCACTACAAATGGCAAAAAATGTAGATCCAGATGGGAACAGGACACTGG GGATTTTGACTAAACCAGACTTGGTGGACAAAGGAATGGAGGAGACAATTGTCAAGATTGTCAACAATTGTGTGGTCAAGCTGAAAAAGGGCTATATGATTGTAAAGTGCCGTGGCCAGCAAGACATCAATGAGAATCTTACTCTGGTCGAAGCTTTGGAAAAAGAAAGACAGTTTTTccataaaaatgctcattttag GCCTTTTCTTAAAGAAGGTAAAGCTACAGTACCTTTTCTTGCAGAACGGCTCACTAACGAATTGGTTATACACATTATT AATTCACTGCCACAGTTAGAACCCCAACTTAAGGAGATATGTACAAAGACCACAGAGGAACTTAAAGGACTAGGAGATGAAGTTCCTCTTGATCAAGATGAGAGGCACACTCTCCTGATTATG AAAATTCGTAAGTTTAATGATGAACTTGAAAAAGCAAAAGGTGCAGACGAAGATCTAAAAAACTCAGATATTAGGGTTTTTTCCAAAATTAGGACTGAATTTGGTGAATGGAACGACCTCTTGGATAAGACTG TGGAGCAAATCCTCAGATCAGATCAGATTGAAGTCTACATTAAAACTTTAAGAGGAAAAGAGCTTCCTGGATTTATTAACCCGAAAACATTTGAAAGCATTCTCAAGAAACACATAGAGGAGCTAGAGGAACCTGCTTTAAAGATCCTAAAAGATGtcacag ATATTGTTCACAGTGATGTGAACACTATTGCTAGCCATCACTTTAAGGGGTTCCCTGACCTCCTGAGGGCTGCTAAACATCCAATTGAAGATATTCTTAAAAAAGAGCTTCAGAATGCAGAGGAGAAAGTGAAATCTCAGTTTAGAATGGAGAAGTTTGCCTACTCTCAAGATCCTCTCTACAAACGACAGCTTGAGGCTGTAAAACTGGAACTGCAACAAAACAGAGGCTATTTGGGTACTATATATGTAGCGAGCTTCAGTGCTGATGCACGCGAGATGGCGCAGCATCTTAAAGCCTATTTAACG ATCACATTTGACCGGCTGGCAAACCAAGTGCCACTGATAATCCACTACCACATGCTGGAGCAGTACATATTTCAGCTTCAGAATGAAATGTATGCAATAATGAAAAGGAACAAGACAGAAGATCTGCTCAGAGAAGATTCTGATGTTGCCCATAAAAGAAAAGAGTTAAAAGAACGTTTGGAGCGCATGGAGGCTGCTAGCAAAGAAATTCAAGCAAAGAAAATGTCCTTCATAAACATGAAGTTTATGAAGGCTCCATATTCAGCAAAGTAA